TCTCCATAGAGGCCAAGACCACGCAGGAGAATATTGGCTCCGTTATAGGCGTCCTGAATAGGCATAGGGGTAAGGTTCTTGATATGGTTCAGACGGAGTACATGGTCACCATAAAGGGAGAAATACCCGTGCTTGAGTCGTTCACGCTGAGTGATGAGTTGAGGAGTGCCACGGCTGGTAGGGTCTTCTGGAGCCTTCAGTTCTCCAGGTGGTCCCCAGTGCCCGAGGGTATGCTCATGGACATGATACTGAAGATTAGGGAGAGGAAGGGGCTGCCTAAGGAGATACCCAGGGTTGAGGATTTCGTACCGCCATACTAAGCATTAAACCCTGCATAAACCCTTTTAAATAAGTCATGAATTGCCCACTCAAATGGATGAGGTGGAATTCTCCAGGTGGATATCCATGGCAGAGAGAACCCTAAACTCCGCTAGGCATGACCTGGAGTTCGGCGATTATAACTGGGCATGCTTTAAGGCATACTAGGCGGGTGAGTTTGCGGTTAAAGCTTTCCTTTACGGTGTTGGTAAGCCCATGAGGGGTCACTCAATTACTCACTTAATGGAGGCCCTGGCGGGCCTTGTGCAGGTGCCTGGTGATGTCCTGGAGTTATGTAAGTTTCTTGATAAGTTTTACGTAACGACTAGGTACGTGGATGCCTGGGTTGAGGGTATCCCGTATGAGTACTTTACTAGGGGATGATGCTGAAAGGGCTATTAATGCGGCTGAGAGGTTGATAGTGTTTGTGAGGGGGTTATGGAGGGCATTATTAGGTGGAGGGAGGGGTTGAGGAGGAGGGCCCTGGAGGTTGCCCGTGAGGTTTCTGGGAGGTTGAGGGGCACGGTGTTCCTAGTGGGTTCCTACGCCAGGGGTGACTTCATGGAGGATAGTGACGTGGACCTGCTTGTGGTGGGTGAGTTCTCGGGCCCTCCCCATAGGAGGTTGCTTGATGTGGATTTACCTGGTAATGTGGAGGTTATTGCGTTAAACGTGGGTGAGGTTCGTGAGGTGGTTAGGAGGTGTTACCCACTGGCCCTTGACATAGCCCTTGGTATTGTGTTGAGGGATGACCTGGGAATAGCCAGTGAATTGATTAGTAATGCCAGGAGGTGCGTTGGTGGGAATGGTTAATTTCCGTTGAGTGGGACATAGGATTTATAAATGCCAAACCGTCTCACTACTAAGCATGTCCACTGGACAGGGAGGTGGTAAGATTAAGGTTAGTGTTCAGAAGGCTGGTCCTCTGGATACTGGCGCCATTGCCGAGGCCATGAAGGGCATAAAGACCAAGTTCGCAGTAATGAGTGGTAAGGGCGGTGTGGGTAAGAGCTTCGTGACCGCAAGCCTAGCCCTGGGCTTCGCCATGAGGGGTTACAGGGTTGGCATACTGGATGCTGATGTTTACGGGCCCACAATACCTAAGCTCCTCGGCATTGTTGGTTCGAACCTGTACTTAACCGAGGATGAGAAGATAATGCCCGCCCAGGGACCCTTCGGCATTAAGGTGGTCTCCATGGACTTCCTACTACCCACTGAGGATACTGCCGTGATTTGGAGGGGGCCCATGGTTGACAGGGCCATTAAGGACTTCCTGGGTAACGTGGTTTGGGGCGAGTTGGACGCATTATTCATAGACCTACCACCGGGCACTGGTGATGCGCCATTGACCATTGCTCAATCCCTTACTAATGAGATGACTGGTAGCATAATAGTGACGGCACCCAGTGATGTATCCAAGAGGATTGTTCAGAAGGCCATTGACTTCTCGAGGAAGGTTAAGATACCCATTGTGGGGATAATTGAGAACATGTGCTGCTTCTACTGCCCAGACAATGGAAAGACGTATTACATATTCGGTAAACTCATAGGTAGGGAGATGGCGAATGAGTATGGGATTCCATACCTGGGCATGATACCACTGGACCCGAGGATTGGTGAGGCCAATGACGCTGGCGAGCCCTTCCTAATGAAGTACTCCACCTCGGAGACCGCCAAGGCAATATTGAGCATTGTGGATACCATAATAGCCATGTATAAGGATAAACTTGAGTTGAAGGTTCAAACCGCGCCCAGGAAGCCCATAAGGAGCTTGATGAAGCTCCCCGGTGAGGAGGAAGAGGAGGGTGATGAGGATAAGCATTAGTCCTTGTTTCAATTAATGGTGACTCAGCTACCCCAGGACACAATCACTGATCGGTTTGGCATGTCACTCATCATCCACTCAACCGCCTCCTCCGCCCCTTTATTAATCTTCCCATCGTTGGTTTGATTCATCCCTGTGCTTCGTTGGGTTTATAAGTTGGGGCTTTTCATAGTGTTGACCACACATGACAGTTAGTAATAGGGACTTAGTTGCCAAGAAAATGGCCCAGTTAATAAGGGCTGGTGCGGTACTCACCAGTTACACATGCCCTGTCTGCGGTACACCACTGCTTAGGTTGAAGACTGGTGAGTACTACTGCGCCAATTGTGATAGGCCCGTGGTTGTGGTTAGGTCCGATGCAGAGGAGAGGGAGGTGATAATTAGGTATGGCTTGCTCGATGTTAGGGACACCCTCTATGATAGGTTGGTCATGATTAATAAGGAGCTCAAGGAGACCAGGGACCTGGAGAAAATGAATGACCTCCTCAAATCCATGCTACTCATACTGGAGGCTTACGATAAGATTAACAGGATAATCACTGCGCAGCAGGAGAGACCCAGTGAGACCAAGTCCACTAAATAGGGAATCTGAGCAATGCGATTATACCCCCCAATTGGTTAAGCCTCTCGCCGGCGTTGCTCATTGATGGTACGATGACCAGCCTGGCCCTGGTCCTTATGGCGAGTGCCGTTATTCTCCTCATTTCATCACCATGCTCCTTGAAGAATTCATCAAGTACTGCTATGGAGTCCACGGCGCCCATTTCCAGGGCCTTCTCCACATTTTGAAGGCCAAGAGCTACGTCGGAACCACCACTACCCAATCTCCTGAATGCCTCGTCTATTATCCCCTGGTCCATGTCTATACTGAGCTTCCTCATGACCTCGTAACCAGTCCTCTCAAACTCGAAGATGCCCGCTAGCCCTCCCTCACCCTGCTCATGATAAATAATGGGTAGGCCAAGCTTACCTAGTTCCTCATTAATCACCGCCCTACTGATTTCCAGAGCCATGTGATTCCCAACAACCACCAGGTGTGTTGGTTTTAGGGATTGAATCCACTGAACAACACCAGTTAGGGAATCCCTAAGGGCCCTCCTGAACCTGTCCAGTGAGTCCCCCTGGCCCTTCCCCGAGGTGGGTAGTGAGCGTGAGCCCAGGATCTCCCTACCAAATCTCCTAATGAATGCCACGGCTAATTCATCCATTGATATTGATATGAGGAGGACCCTGGGTGATGAACCTGTGAATAGTCTGAGCACGGCATTAATAACATCCTTATCAACACCACCCTGCTTAATAAGCCTGTACGTGAGCCCATAAGCAAGCTCCATGGTATGATGACTACCCTTGGCACCCTCAAACCACTCTGGAACCTCCACCAAAACACCCCTAACCCTAAGCGTACCCCTAAAGGCGTGATACTCGAGACTCTCCACCCTAAGGCCCACGTAAACCTTGACCCTCTCACCCCTCGAACCATCACCACCCCTGAA
This portion of the Vulcanisaeta thermophila genome encodes:
- a CDS encoding Sjogren's syndrome/scleroderma autoantigen 1 family protein — protein: MTVSNRDLVAKKMAQLIRAGAVLTSYTCPVCGTPLLRLKTGEYYCANCDRPVVVVRSDAEEREVIIRYGLLDVRDTLYDRLVMINKELKETRDLEKMNDLLKSMLLILEAYDKINRIITAQQERPSETKSTK
- a CDS encoding pelota family protein — its product is MRIDFGKDWVDFVVESDEDLYVAYLIISPGDLIYGWTTREFRGGDGSRGERVKVYVGLRVESLEYHAFRGTLRVRGVLVEVPEWFEGAKGSHHTMELAYGLTYRLIKQGGVDKDVINAVLRLFTGSSPRVLLISISMDELAVAFIRRFGREILGSRSLPTSGKGQGDSLDRFRRALRDSLTGVVQWIQSLKPTHLVVVGNHMALEISRAVINEELGKLGLPIIYHEQGEGGLAGIFEFERTGYEVMRKLSIDMDQGIIDEAFRRLGSGGSDVALGLQNVEKALEMGAVDSIAVLDEFFKEHGDEMRRITALAIRTRARLVIVPSMSNAGERLNQLGGIIALLRFPI
- a CDS encoding Mrp/NBP35 family ATP-binding protein; translated protein: MSTGQGGGKIKVSVQKAGPLDTGAIAEAMKGIKTKFAVMSGKGGVGKSFVTASLALGFAMRGYRVGILDADVYGPTIPKLLGIVGSNLYLTEDEKIMPAQGPFGIKVVSMDFLLPTEDTAVIWRGPMVDRAIKDFLGNVVWGELDALFIDLPPGTGDAPLTIAQSLTNEMTGSIIVTAPSDVSKRIVQKAIDFSRKVKIPIVGIIENMCCFYCPDNGKTYYIFGKLIGREMANEYGIPYLGMIPLDPRIGEANDAGEPFLMKYSTSETAKAILSIVDTIIAMYKDKLELKVQTAPRKPIRSLMKLPGEEEEEGDEDKH
- a CDS encoding nucleotidyltransferase domain-containing protein is translated as MEGIIRWREGLRRRALEVAREVSGRLRGTVFLVGSYARGDFMEDSDVDLLVVGEFSGPPHRRLLDVDLPGNVEVIALNVGEVREVVRRCYPLALDIALGIVLRDDLGIASELISNARRCVGGNG